From a region of the Crocosphaera sp. UHCC 0190 genome:
- a CDS encoding YgfZ/GcvT domain-containing protein, producing MSFQLNSGAVFDQNREKIDSFGNDDQALKYLQDTVLICDRSHWGVLQLKGADRQRFLHNQTTNNINILKSGQSCNTVFVNSTGRTLDLATAYITEDSIVLLVSPNRRQFLIEWMDRYLFPMDKVEITDISSDNIVLTLIGDGSDLILQKWGINDIVNLSEGDHTLVTIENDTFRIAVGTGLGITGYTLIIPVESALTVWQKLIELGSIPVGNNVWEKLRIKQGRPYPDQELTEDYNPLEVGLWQAISFDKGCYIGQETIARLNTYKGVKQRLWGVKLSQLVEPGTPVMLDDNKVGILTSCTEIEQEAFGLTYVKTKAGGEGLNITIGLATGELIALPFLSHEYYS from the coding sequence ATGAGTTTTCAACTCAATTCTGGTGCAGTTTTTGACCAAAATAGAGAAAAAATTGACAGCTTTGGTAATGATGACCAAGCTTTAAAATATCTTCAAGATACGGTGCTTATTTGCGATCGCAGTCATTGGGGAGTTTTACAATTAAAAGGAGCAGATCGTCAGCGTTTTTTGCATAACCAAACCACGAATAATATTAATATCCTGAAATCAGGGCAAAGTTGTAATACAGTTTTCGTTAATTCTACGGGACGAACCCTAGATTTAGCAACAGCTTATATTACAGAAGATAGTATTGTCTTGTTAGTTTCTCCTAACCGTCGTCAGTTTTTAATAGAGTGGATGGATCGCTATCTTTTCCCAATGGATAAGGTAGAAATAACGGATATTTCTTCTGACAATATTGTGTTGACTTTGATCGGTGATGGCAGTGATTTAATTTTACAAAAATGGGGAATTAATGATATTGTTAATTTATCTGAAGGCGATCATACCTTAGTTACTATAGAAAATGATACATTCAGAATTGCTGTCGGGACTGGGTTAGGAATTACAGGTTATACTTTAATTATTCCTGTAGAGTCAGCGTTAACCGTTTGGCAAAAATTAATAGAATTAGGATCAATACCAGTCGGTAATAATGTTTGGGAAAAACTCAGAATTAAGCAAGGAAGGCCCTATCCCGATCAGGAATTAACAGAAGATTATAACCCCTTGGAAGTAGGGTTATGGCAAGCTATTTCCTTTGATAAAGGTTGTTATATTGGACAGGAAACTATTGCCAGATTAAACACTTATAAAGGGGTTAAACAACGCCTCTGGGGAGTTAAATTAAGTCAATTAGTAGAACCAGGAACCCCCGTTATGCTTGATGATAACAAGGTAGGAATTTTAACCAGTTGTACCGAAATAGAACAAGAAGCTTTTGGCTTAACTTATGTTAAAACTAAGGCAGGTGGTGAAGGATTAAATATTACCATTGGACTAGCAACAGGAGAATTAATTGCTCTACCATTTTTAAGCCATGAATACTATAGCTAA
- a CDS encoding DnaJ domain-containing protein, with protein MSKAKDYYKILQVSSQATSEEIKIAFRRLARQYHPDLHPNDPFCEEKFKEISEAYKILINQKNSFQNPDKFQTNNQSKSLSVQDIYLRGVKKTLAKNYVSALSDYDQAIQLKPDFLEAYIKRCEVYFYLDLYQKSLEDSQTILRLDSRCFEAYYYQGRSRHKLGYLPGAIEAYTQSINIQNTSAKSYYYRSFAYEELKEQKKAISDIKKAINLFKIQEDLKGVELGKNRLNSLNNHFNQLWRIWDYPLINICQLFLSTGIMIVIDPGGNFLSCLAKLQSIQRLIYGIFYGIVFNIISLHDFYFNQSKILFNQSSDIYLFVLGISPFLALLIISLIAQLMYRNFFYFVSSVFFSGVSLLPFMGFLILEHLLIHEFYFIKTIALIFTGCYTLLILYNGCLQVYNFSEKMAAFWSSIMLIVVGIILGILI; from the coding sequence ATGTCAAAAGCAAAAGATTATTACAAAATTCTTCAAGTTTCTTCTCAGGCGACTTCAGAGGAAATTAAAATCGCTTTTCGTCGTTTGGCCCGTCAATATCATCCTGATCTCCATCCAAATGATCCTTTTTGTGAAGAAAAATTCAAAGAAATTTCTGAAGCTTATAAAATTCTGATCAATCAAAAAAATAGTTTTCAAAATCCTGATAAATTTCAAACTAATAATCAATCAAAATCATTATCTGTTCAAGATATTTATCTTCGCGGTGTTAAGAAAACTTTGGCAAAAAACTATGTATCTGCTCTTAGTGATTATGATCAAGCAATTCAGTTAAAACCTGATTTTTTAGAGGCTTATATTAAACGTTGTGAAGTCTATTTTTATCTCGATCTGTATCAAAAATCTTTAGAAGATAGTCAGACTATTTTAAGATTAGATTCTCGATGCTTTGAGGCCTATTATTATCAAGGGCGTTCTCGTCATAAGTTAGGCTATTTACCAGGGGCAATTGAAGCCTATACCCAAAGTATTAATATTCAAAATACTTCAGCTAAATCTTATTATTATCGCAGTTTTGCTTATGAAGAATTAAAGGAGCAAAAGAAGGCAATATCAGATATCAAAAAAGCCATTAATTTGTTTAAAATACAAGAAGATTTAAAGGGAGTAGAATTAGGTAAAAATAGACTGAATTCCTTAAATAATCACTTCAATCAATTATGGCGAATTTGGGATTATCCTCTTATTAATATTTGTCAATTATTTTTAAGCACAGGAATTATGATTGTTATTGATCCAGGGGGAAATTTTTTATCTTGTTTAGCAAAATTACAATCAATACAAAGATTGATTTATGGTATATTTTATGGTATTGTTTTTAACATCATCTCTCTTCATGATTTCTATTTTAATCAGAGTAAAATTTTATTTAATCAATCCTCTGACATTTACTTATTTGTTTTAGGGATATCTCCTTTTTTGGCTTTGCTAATTATTAGCTTGATTGCTCAGTTAATGTATCGAAATTTTTTTTATTTTGTCTCAAGTGTGTTTTTTTCAGGAGTCTCTTTATTACCTTTTATGGGTTTCCTAATCTTGGAGCATCTGTTAATTCATGAATTTTATTTTATCAAAACTATCGCTCTAATATTCACAGGATGCTATACTCTTTTGATATTATATAATGGCTGTTTACAAGTCTATAACTTTTCTGAGAAAATGGCCGCTTTTTGGTCATCAATTATGTTGATTGTAGTAGGAATAATTCTGGGAATATTGATTTAG